The following proteins are co-located in the Phragmites australis chromosome 10, lpPhrAust1.1, whole genome shotgun sequence genome:
- the LOC133883737 gene encoding uncharacterized protein LOC133883737, protein MASQSIEDHRSGAEVHTGQELCVRKSREFLVELGLPDGLLPLPALEEAGYNRSSGFVWLRQAAGVTHTFDSIGKQVWYDKEVTAFVEPGRMHSLTGVKSKELLIWVTISEIVVSPSGTKIVFRTPAGLGRAFPVTAFQLTPAPAADGEQKEEASN, encoded by the coding sequence ATGGCGTCGCAGTCGATCGAGGACCACCGCTCGGGCGCGGAGGTGCACACGGGCCAGGAACTCTGCGTGCGCAAGTCCCGCGAGTTCCTCGTCGAGCTAGGCCTCCCCGACGGCCTCCTCCCGCTGCCCGCCCTCGAGGAGGCCGGCTACAACCGGTCCTCGGGGTTCGTGTGGCTCCGGCAGGCGGCCGGTGTGACTCACACCTTCGACAGCATCGGGAAACAGGTGTGGTACGACAAGGAGGTGACGGCGTTCGTGGAGCCCGGGCGGATGCACAGTCTGACCGGGGTCAAGAGCAAGGAGCTCCTCATCTGGGTCACCATCTCCGAGATCGTGGTGAGCCCCTCCGGCACCAAGATCGTGTTCCGCACCCCGGCCGGGCTCGGACGCGCCTTCCCCGTCACCGCTTTCCAGCTCACGCCGGCCCCGGCGGCCGATGGGGAGCAGAAGGAGGAGGCCTCCAACTGA